One Solanum pennellii chromosome 9, SPENNV200 DNA segment encodes these proteins:
- the LOC107030055 gene encoding shaggy-related protein kinase eta-like, whose protein sequence is MNHTNVVCLKHCFYSATSTNELFLNLVMEYLPETMYRVLKHYSNMNQRMPLIYVKLYTYQVFRGLAYMHIVAGVCHRDLKPQNVLVDPLTHQVKICDFGSAKVLVKGEANISYICSRFYRAPKLIFGATEYTTSIDILPAGCVLAELFLGQPLFPGENAVDHLVEIIKVLGTPTREAIRCMNPNYTDFRFPQIKAHPWHKVCFHLTLVVPRGTTICCLAACCVYHFC, encoded by the exons ATGAATCACACAAATGTTGTTTGCCTAAAGCACTGCTTCTATTCAGCTACGAGTACAAATGAACTTTTTCTCAATTTAGTCATGGAATATCTTCCAGAAACTATGTATAGAGTGCTAAAGCATTATAGCAATATGAACCAGAGAATGCCACTCATCTATGTTAAGCTTTACACCTATCAA GTATTTAGAGGGCTGGCTTACATGCATATTGTTGCTGGCGTATGCCACAGGGACTTGAAGCCTCAGAATGTTTTG GTAGACCCTCTTACTCACCAAGTAAAGATTTGCGATTTTGGAAGCGCGAAAGTGCTG GTTAAAGGAGAAGCAAACATCTCATACATCTGCTCGCGGTTTTATCGGGCTCCTAAACTCATATTTGGTGCAACAGAGTATACTACTTCAATTGATATCTTGCCAGCTGGCTGTGTCCTTGCTGAGCTTTTTCTTGGCCAG CCATTGTTCCCTGGAGAAAATGCTGTGGACCATCTTGTTGAGATAATCAAG GTACTTGGAACACCGACAAGGGAGGCAATTCGCTGTATGAATCCAAACTATACTGATTTTAGGTTTCCACAAATCAAAGCACACCCTTGGCATAAGGTATGCTTTCACTTGACTTTAGTCGTACCTCGTGGAACAACAATTTGTTGTCTTGCTGCTTGCTGTGTGTATCATTTCTGTTGA
- the LOC107030056 gene encoding uncharacterized protein LOC107030056 — MDISRLMVHALQVEDSCLRKKNRETKKARSLEISSSKSRLDVQDKPNSKKKFSNKGDHMVKDCPNVRRQDKGKGRTQPSGPISEAPKGNHFYALESMGEQERSPDIVTGMLQVFSVNVTLSFVAPLLATKFDVLPDVVIEPF, encoded by the exons ATGGAtatttctaggttgatggttcatgctctACAGGTTGAGGATAGTTGTCTGAGGAAGAAGAATAGGGAAACTAAGAAGGCAAGGTCTTTGGAAATTagttcttctaagagtaggcttgatgttcaagacaagcctaattCCAAGAAGAAGTTTTCAAATAAG GGTGACCATATGGTGAAagattgtcctaatgtgagAAGACAAGATAAGGGGAAGGGCCGAACTCAACCAAGCGGTCCTATTTCTGAAGCTCCAAAAGGGAACCATTTCTATGCACTCGAGTCTATGGGTGAACAAGAAAGGTCTCCCGACATTGTGAcgggtatgttacaagttttctcTGTTAATGTTACTCTTTCCTTTGTTGCACCTTTGCTAGCTACgaagtttgatgtacttccTGATGTTGTGATTGAACCATTTTAA